In Halorhabdus tiamatea SARL4B, a genomic segment contains:
- a CDS encoding carboxymuconolactone decarboxylase family protein, with translation MSDEAPEFLEQLIEADPEFGEPIGEAFEQALTNGELPPKMKLLIMMALDAAAGHEEGVENLAERARSAGASDTEILETIEVVTMTSGFQGLATGSAALK, from the coding sequence ATGTCTGACGAAGCGCCAGAATTTCTCGAACAGTTGATCGAAGCTGATCCGGAATTCGGTGAACCAATTGGCGAGGCCTTCGAACAGGCCCTCACTAACGGTGAACTCCCTCCCAAAATGAAGCTCCTGATCATGATGGCCCTCGACGCGGCGGCAGGTCACGAGGAAGGCGTCGAGAATCTCGCGGAGCGAGCGCGGTCGGCAGGTGCTTCTGATACAGAGATTCTGGAAACGATCGAGGTCGTGACGATGACGAGTGGGTTCCAGGGACTCGCGACCGGTAGTGCGGCCTTGAAGTAA
- a CDS encoding permease, which produces MSLRETIDGTELSDVIGLLFGRQWGQRVVVIGAIVVYAWLSLRDPATARASAVSGVETFVQMFTLILASLLIASAIETLLPRDALAGWIGDAAGARGVVLSGLIGGLLPGGPYATYPIIRGVADRGASYPAMLMMLIGYSLIGLGRVPFGLAFFGIEIVVARLVIAVGATVVLSLLVYAVAQTDIGGRVLSFED; this is translated from the coding sequence ATGAGTCTTCGCGAAACGATTGACGGCACGGAACTCTCTGACGTAATTGGTCTCCTCTTCGGCCGGCAATGGGGTCAACGGGTCGTCGTGATCGGTGCGATCGTCGTCTACGCCTGGCTCTCCCTTCGCGATCCTGCCACCGCACGGGCGAGCGCCGTCTCGGGGGTCGAGACCTTCGTGCAGATGTTCACGCTCATCCTCGCGTCGCTCCTCATCGCCAGTGCGATAGAGACGCTCCTCCCCCGGGATGCACTCGCCGGGTGGATCGGTGACGCCGCAGGAGCGCGTGGCGTGGTGCTGTCCGGGCTGATCGGTGGGCTTCTCCCGGGCGGCCCCTACGCCACGTACCCGATCATTCGGGGCGTCGCCGATCGTGGCGCGAGCTATCCCGCCATGCTGATGATGCTGATCGGGTACAGCCTGATCGGCCTCGGTCGTGTGCCCTTCGGACTCGCGTTCTTCGGGATCGAAATCGTCGTCGCCCGACTCGTGATCGCAGTCGGGGCGACGGTGGTACTCTCGCTGCTCGTCTATGCGGTCGCCCAAACCGACATCGGTGGCCGAGTACTTTCGTTCGAGGACTAG
- a CDS encoding DUF5795 family protein encodes MAENRVVEGRMVTAVSLAELIEGEDVMDAESIVDADRDCPECGGDVLEVGYMPSITEFVTGMKCQDCEWATTDRE; translated from the coding sequence ATGGCCGAAAACCGGGTCGTCGAGGGACGGATGGTCACCGCCGTTAGCCTCGCAGAACTCATCGAAGGCGAAGACGTCATGGATGCCGAGTCGATCGTAGACGCCGACCGGGACTGTCCCGAATGTGGTGGCGACGTCCTCGAAGTCGGGTATATGCCCTCGATTACCGAGTTCGTGACTGGGATGAAGTGCCAGGACTGTGAGTGGGCGACGACCGACAGAGAGTGA
- a CDS encoding ABC transporter permease, whose product MSTETRPDREVSRTSNSFLGDVWTNFMRWNINAIRNPFVVVSSLLQPIIFLVLFTQVFGNIAGGALQTGVSYETYLLPAIAVQIALIVASSSGIGLVDDIESGVFQKTLVTPMNRAAVFLGKTLSELVRIVVQVTIILVLGVVLGAEVATGVPGALAIIGIAILFSLWFLAFSNTVALITRDQESTIIAANMLQLPLLFVSSAFLPVSQMQPWIQTVATYNPITYGVDAARAIMLNKDVMEVLDVTAFGGIWNTLVPSLAILIVLDVILGAVAIYMINRASSASVQ is encoded by the coding sequence ATGAGTACCGAGACGAGGCCGGACCGCGAGGTCTCACGCACATCGAACTCGTTTCTGGGCGACGTCTGGACGAACTTCATGCGCTGGAACATCAACGCGATCCGCAACCCCTTCGTGGTGGTCTCCTCGCTCCTCCAGCCGATCATCTTCCTCGTCCTTTTCACCCAGGTGTTCGGGAACATTGCCGGTGGGGCTCTCCAGACTGGCGTCAGTTACGAGACGTATCTCCTGCCGGCGATCGCGGTCCAGATCGCACTGATCGTCGCCTCCTCTTCCGGCATCGGACTCGTCGACGACATCGAGAGCGGCGTCTTCCAGAAGACGCTCGTCACGCCCATGAACCGCGCCGCCGTCTTCCTGGGCAAGACCCTCTCGGAGTTGGTCCGGATCGTCGTCCAGGTAACGATCATTCTCGTCCTCGGCGTCGTTCTCGGGGCGGAGGTCGCCACCGGCGTGCCCGGTGCGCTGGCGATTATCGGGATCGCGATCCTCTTTTCGCTCTGGTTTCTGGCGTTCTCGAATACGGTCGCGCTCATCACCCGCGATCAGGAGTCGACGATCATCGCGGCCAACATGCTTCAGTTACCGCTGCTGTTCGTCTCGAGTGCGTTCCTGCCAGTCTCGCAGATGCAGCCCTGGATCCAGACGGTCGCGACCTACAACCCGATCACGTACGGTGTCGACGCCGCGCGGGCGATCATGCTCAACAAAGACGTCATGGAAGTGCTCGACGTGACTGCCTTCGGCGGGATCTGGAACACACTCGTCCCGTCGCTTGCGATCCTGATCGTCCTCGACGTGATCCTGGGTGCGGTCGCCATCTACATGATCAATCGCGCCTCGAGCGCCAGTGTGCAGTGA
- a CDS encoding ABC transporter ATP-binding protein: MRSNQVDRSVEQPPDGRRYAIEAEDLELTYADGTEAVSGVSMAVPEGEFFGFLGPNGAGKTTTIKVLATLLNPTAGTVHVNGFDVKTDQQAIRESIGYMAQETSVITEMTARENLRFACDAYGVPRGDRADRIEELLDLVDLADVADKQAEGFSGGMKKRLDAAMALVHRPPLVFLDEPTTGLDPKARNRLWDYFEEINDRGTTIFLTTQYLEEADHLCDRLSVILDGEIVAEGAPETLKREVGGEILDVELEDGPAAREQAAGIVREDHIFEDDPTVDVTDDGITVTSRESRKRGPDLLVALRDAGITVTGFNVRSPTLDDVFLAITGEHLDDEGSAASNGEAVESAVERPAAADGGDP, translated from the coding sequence ATGAGATCGAACCAGGTTGACCGATCTGTCGAACAACCACCGGACGGTCGTCGGTACGCGATCGAGGCCGAAGACCTCGAACTCACCTACGCCGACGGTACAGAGGCTGTTTCCGGCGTCTCGATGGCTGTCCCGGAGGGAGAGTTCTTCGGGTTTCTCGGGCCGAACGGCGCGGGGAAGACGACGACGATCAAGGTGCTGGCCACGCTGTTGAATCCGACGGCTGGAACGGTCCACGTCAACGGCTTCGACGTCAAGACCGACCAGCAGGCGATCCGCGAGTCGATCGGATACATGGCCCAGGAGACGAGCGTCATCACGGAGATGACGGCCCGTGAGAACCTCCGGTTCGCCTGTGACGCCTACGGCGTGCCAAGGGGTGATCGCGCCGACCGGATCGAGGAGTTGCTCGACCTCGTGGATCTGGCTGACGTCGCCGACAAGCAAGCTGAGGGGTTCTCGGGCGGGATGAAAAAACGGCTGGACGCCGCGATGGCGCTGGTCCACCGGCCGCCGCTGGTGTTTCTCGACGAGCCGACGACGGGTCTGGATCCGAAAGCACGGAATCGGCTCTGGGACTACTTCGAGGAGATCAACGACCGCGGGACGACGATCTTCCTCACGACGCAGTATCTGGAGGAGGCCGACCACCTCTGTGATCGACTCTCGGTCATTCTCGACGGCGAGATCGTCGCGGAGGGGGCTCCCGAAACGCTCAAACGTGAGGTCGGCGGTGAGATCCTCGACGTCGAACTCGAGGACGGTCCCGCCGCTCGCGAGCAAGCCGCCGGGATCGTCAGGGAGGACCATATTTTCGAGGACGACCCGACCGTCGACGTCACCGACGACGGGATCACGGTCACCTCGCGGGAGTCCAGAAAGCGCGGCCCCGACCTCCTGGTCGCGCTTCGGGACGCCGGCATCACCGTGACGGGATTCAACGTCCGCTCGCCCACGCTCGATGACGTCTTCCTCGCGATCACCGGTGAACACCTCGACGACGAGGGTTCGGCGGCGTCGAACGGCGAGGCGGTCGAGTCAGCTGTCGAGCGGCCGGCCGCCGCTGACGGAGGTGACCCATGA